One genomic segment of Arthrobacter sp. JZ12 includes these proteins:
- a CDS encoding RNA polymerase-binding protein RbpA: protein MSDRSLRGMRLGAQSMETESGVEPAPRQRIEYRCEDGERVFVTFAAEAEIPPVWVSKTGKEALLVDGERPDTSGDKPVRTHWDMLLERRSMEELEQILEDRLNILRERRGERRSA, encoded by the coding sequence ATGAGCGACCGTAGCCTCCGGGGCATGCGCCTTGGCGCCCAGAGCATGGAGACCGAATCCGGCGTCGAGCCGGCACCCCGGCAACGTATTGAGTACCGCTGTGAAGACGGTGAGCGTGTGTTTGTGACGTTCGCGGCAGAGGCGGAGATCCCACCTGTATGGGTATCGAAGACCGGCAAGGAAGCACTCCTCGTTGACGGCGAGCGTCCGGACACTTCGGGTGACAAGCCCGTACGCACCCACTGGGACATGCTCCTCGAGCGTCGTTCCATGGAAGAACTGGAACAGATTCTTGAGGATCGGCTGAACATCCTCCGCGAGCGTCGCGGTGAGCGTCGCTCCGCCTAG
- a CDS encoding SPFH domain-containing protein: MFTDSGTIGLTIVLVVLIVFVLIVLVKSVRIIPQARAGVVERLGKYQRTLQPGLTILIPFVDRLLPLMDLREQVVSFPPQPVITEDNLVVSIDTVVYFQVTDARAATYEIANYIQAVEQLTTTTLRNVVGGLNLEEALTSRDQINGQLRGVLDDATGRWGIRVSRVELKAIDPPLSIQDSMEKQMRAERDRRAAILTAEGTKQSQILTAEGQRQAAILAAEGDAKAAILRADGEAQAIQKVFDAIHKGNPSQKLLAYQYLQTLPKLAEGNSNKLWIIPSEVGEALKGIGNVLGTADGDNPLARATAPTPRSGENSQP; this comes from the coding sequence ATGTTCACAGACTCAGGGACAATCGGGCTGACAATCGTTCTGGTTGTTCTGATCGTTTTCGTCCTGATCGTCCTGGTGAAATCCGTGCGGATCATTCCACAGGCGCGGGCAGGTGTGGTGGAGCGGCTCGGCAAGTACCAGCGCACCCTGCAGCCCGGCCTCACCATCCTTATCCCCTTCGTCGACCGGTTGCTGCCCTTGATGGACCTACGTGAGCAGGTTGTTTCCTTCCCGCCGCAACCGGTTATCACCGAGGACAACCTGGTGGTCTCCATCGACACGGTGGTGTACTTCCAGGTGACGGACGCCCGTGCTGCCACCTACGAGATTGCCAACTACATCCAGGCTGTGGAGCAGCTCACCACTACTACGCTGCGAAACGTCGTGGGTGGTCTGAACCTTGAGGAAGCCCTGACTTCGCGCGACCAGATCAACGGACAGCTGCGCGGCGTGCTCGACGACGCCACCGGAAGGTGGGGAATCCGCGTGTCCCGTGTAGAGCTCAAGGCCATCGATCCACCGCTGTCCATACAGGATTCGATGGAGAAGCAGATGAGGGCTGAACGGGACCGACGCGCCGCAATCCTCACGGCGGAGGGTACCAAGCAGTCGCAGATTCTGACCGCGGAGGGCCAGCGGCAGGCAGCAATCCTGGCAGCCGAGGGCGACGCGAAGGCCGCAATCCTCCGTGCCGATGGTGAGGCGCAGGCCATCCAGAAGGTCTTCGATGCAATCCATAAGGGAAACCCGAGCCAGAAACTGCTCGCCTACCAATACCTGCAAACCCTTCCGAAGCTGGCAGAGGGCAATTCCAACAAGCTTTGGATAATCCCTAGCGAGGTGGGCGAGGCACTCAAGGGCATTGGTAATGTGCTGGGAACGGCCGACGGCGATAATCCCCTTGCGCGGGCAACAGCTCCAACACCCCGGTCCGGGGAGAACTCACAACCCTGA